From the Deltaproteobacteria bacterium genome, one window contains:
- a CDS encoding phosphomannomutase/phosphoglucomutase, which translates to MSDHIFRQYDIRGIFGDDLTVEVAEALGRAYAVLLRRKGGAEKARVSVGRDVRKSSARLRDALVRGLTSAGLDCLDLGECPTPLQYFSIHSLGLDGGIMITGSHNPPEYNGFKISVGKETIHGEEIQELKEIMREEPPPAAPAAAPGSVETTDIISRYIDWVADNINVAGNERPVKVVIDAGNGTAGLVAPKLLRRLGCEVTELFCDPDGSFPNHHPDPTVEENLSQLIDSVKREGADFGVGYDGDGDRIGVVDEKGSIIWGDQLMIIFSRSILRTMPGATVVGEVKCSQVMYDEIEKAGGRAVMWKTGHSLIKSRMKELKAAMAGEMSGHIFFADRFFGFDDAIYSTCRLIEILAEKRVAEPAAAFSDLLAGVPATSVTPEMRVDCPDELKFSVIERLSRAVGEGEGGRGGLAIRDVVTIDGLRIIFDGGWALVRASNTQPVLVLRFEAESPQLLEKIKDFMKGRLLSVWPQCRLPY; encoded by the coding sequence ATCTCGGACCATATCTTCCGCCAGTACGACATACGCGGCATCTTCGGTGACGACCTTACCGTCGAGGTCGCCGAGGCCCTGGGCAGGGCCTACGCCGTGCTCCTGCGCCGAAAGGGGGGGGCCGAGAAGGCCCGCGTGAGCGTGGGACGGGATGTGAGGAAGAGCTCCGCCAGGCTCAGGGACGCCCTCGTCAGGGGTCTCACCTCGGCCGGCCTCGACTGCCTGGACCTCGGCGAGTGCCCGACGCCGCTCCAGTACTTCTCCATCCACTCGCTGGGGCTCGACGGCGGCATCATGATAACGGGCAGCCACAACCCCCCCGAGTACAACGGCTTCAAGATCAGCGTGGGCAAGGAGACGATCCACGGCGAGGAGATCCAGGAGCTGAAGGAGATCATGAGAGAGGAGCCTCCGCCGGCCGCACCGGCCGCAGCGCCGGGCTCCGTGGAGACGACGGACATCATCTCGCGCTACATCGACTGGGTGGCGGACAACATAAACGTGGCCGGCAACGAGCGCCCCGTAAAGGTGGTGATCGACGCCGGAAACGGTACGGCCGGGCTCGTGGCCCCGAAACTTCTGCGAAGGCTCGGCTGCGAGGTCACGGAGCTATTCTGCGACCCCGACGGCTCCTTCCCCAACCACCACCCCGACCCCACGGTGGAGGAGAACCTCTCCCAGCTCATCGACAGCGTGAAGCGCGAGGGCGCCGACTTCGGCGTGGGCTACGACGGCGACGGCGACAGGATCGGCGTCGTCGACGAGAAGGGCTCGATCATCTGGGGCGATCAGCTCATGATAATCTTCTCGCGCTCCATACTCAGGACCATGCCCGGCGCCACCGTCGTCGGCGAGGTCAAGTGCTCGCAGGTCATGTACGACGAGATAGAGAAGGCCGGCGGCAGGGCCGTCATGTGGAAGACGGGCCACTCGCTCATAAAGTCGAGGATGAAGGAGCTGAAGGCCGCCATGGCCGGAGAGATGAGCGGCCACATATTCTTCGCCGACCGCTTTTTCGGCTTCGACGACGCCATATACTCCACGTGCAGGCTCATCGAGATACTGGCCGAAAAGAGGGTCGCCGAGCCCGCGGCGGCCTTCTCCGACCTCCTGGCGGGCGTGCCGGCCACGTCGGTCACCCCGGAGATGAGGGTCGACTGTCCCGACGAGCTGAAGTTCTCGGTCATCGAAAGGCTCAGCAGGGCCGTGGGAGAGGGAGAAGGGGGCCGAGGGGGGCTCGCCATAAGGGACGTGGTCACCATAGACGGGCTCAGGATAATATTCGACGGCGGCTGGGCCCTGGTGCGGGCCTCCAACACCCAGCCCGTGCTGGTGCTCCGCTTCGAGGCCGAGAGCCCGCAGCTTCTCGAAAAGATAAAAGACTTCATGAAGGGCCGGCTCCTTTCGGTCTGGCCCCAGTGCCGGCTCCCCTACTGA
- a CDS encoding nucleoside deaminase, whose amino-acid sequence MRKETKTGPEDSRFMAEALRLARKAARMGEVPVGAVVVREGEIIGRGYNRRETAADPTAHAEIVALRRAARKLGGWRAAGTVLYVTLEPCLMCIGAVVLARVERLVFGAFDPKAGACGSLYDIPADRRLNHRVQVTGGVLGDESGTLLREFFAGLRKGGRDGTDRPQRS is encoded by the coding sequence ATGCGGAAGGAGACGAAGACGGGGCCCGAAGACTCGAGGTTCATGGCCGAGGCCTTAAGGCTTGCGCGCAAGGCCGCACGCATGGGAGAGGTGCCCGTGGGAGCGGTGGTGGTGCGCGAGGGCGAGATAATCGGCCGCGGCTACAACCGCAGGGAGACGGCGGCCGACCCCACGGCCCACGCCGAGATAGTGGCCCTTCGCAGGGCCGCAAGGAAGCTCGGCGGCTGGCGCGCCGCGGGCACGGTCCTCTACGTCACGCTCGAGCCCTGCCTCATGTGCATAGGGGCCGTCGTCCTCGCAAGGGTCGAGCGGCTCGTCTTCGGCGCCTTCGACCCCAAGGCCGGGGCCTGCGGCTCCCTCTACGACATCCCGGCCGACAGACGGCTCAACCACCGCGTCCAGGTCACGGGCGGCGTCCTCGGCGACGAGTCGGGCACCCTTCTGAGGGAGTTCTTCGCCGGACTCAGGAAGGGCGGCCGCGACGGCACAGACCGCCCGCAACGGTCCTGA